A genomic region of Helicoverpa zea isolate HzStark_Cry1AcR chromosome 8, ilHelZeax1.1, whole genome shotgun sequence contains the following coding sequences:
- the LOC124632351 gene encoding circadian clock-controlled protein daywake-like: MFKVNSFVILFLVYVAKCEDGYLPPYITPCDFKSDNFIDCIKEQIETALPKFTKGIPEMDVPSIDPVKLKNIEILGSGLNLTFSDAAMHGLSDCKLTDLKLEFTKTEGTFTLKFKGNLSLTANYVADGRILILPIKGNGDALVYAQGVEVQIDSKLIIDKDSNGDHLKLATPKYKYTVERTTFDLKNLFNGNKQLAETTLQFANENWQQLMDELSPPAIKQIVKTVVKTINKFFSKVTIKQIIKGFYDD; this comes from the exons atgtttaaagtaAATAGTTTTGTGATTCTTTTCCTCGTGTACGTTGCTAAGTGCGAAGATGGATATCTAC CTCCCTACATCACACCATGTGACTTCAAAAGTGATAATTTCATCGACTGCATCAAAGAACAGATTGAGACTGCTCTCCCCAAGTTCACGAAGGGCATCCCAGAAATGGACGTGCCATCCATAGACCCTGTCAAATTGAAGAACATCGAAATACTTGGCAGTGGCTTGAACCTCACCTTTAGTGATGCAGCTATGCATGGACTTAGCGATTGCAAATTGACAGACTTAAA gttaGAGTTCACTAAAACCGAGGGAACATTcacattaaaattcaaaggCAACCTTAGTTTAACCGCCAACTACGTCGCCGACGGCAGAATTCTAATTCTACCTATCAAAGGAAATGGAGATGCATTGGTTTATGCAC AGGGTGTCGAAGTCCAGATTGACAGCAAACTGATTATTGACAAGGACAGCAATGGCGACCACTTGAAGCTTGCTACACCGAAGTATAAATACACTGTTGAACGCACTACGTTTGACCTGAAAAACCTGTTCAACGGGAACAAACAACTTG CTGAAACAACACTGCAGTTTGCGAACGAGAACTGGCAGCAATTGATGGACGAGCTATCTCCACCAGCCATTAAGCAGATCGTAAAAACCGTTGTAAAAACAATCAACAAATTCTTCTCAAAAGTTACCATTAAGCAAATCATCAAAGGATTTTATgatgattaa